A portion of the Syntrophorhabdaceae bacterium genome contains these proteins:
- the wecB gene encoding UDP-N-acetylglucosamine 2-epimerase (non-hydrolyzing) yields MTMRTVLLAFGTRPEAIKMAPVMKTLEKRAGDFRTIACVTAQHRRMLDQVLSIFSIRPQYDLDIMKENQDLFDITAHALTGLKKVFEETRPDIVLVQGDTTTAFAAGLAAYYLKIPVGHIEAGLRTWDKYSPFPEEVNRRLLSVVADYHFSPTEWSRSNLIQEGTDPERIWVTGNTVIDALMMIKEKQQTEAARTALLDHFKTRWGIEFAEGVRMLLVTGHRRENFGAGFRDICTALKTIARQRPDVTVIYPVHLNPRVQRPVKEILSDVPNIHLIEPVEYEQFIFLMSRSYMILTDSGGVQEEAPSLGKPVLVMREVTERPEGVEAGVVRLVGTDSTKIVASAAELLDNDATYRRMSEAVNPYGDGKASERIVDILSSVVA; encoded by the coding sequence ATGACAATGCGCACGGTGCTGCTCGCATTCGGAACCCGCCCGGAAGCCATCAAGATGGCCCCCGTCATGAAGACGCTGGAGAAACGCGCCGGGGATTTCAGAACAATCGCCTGTGTCACCGCCCAGCACAGGCGAATGCTGGATCAGGTACTCTCCATATTCAGTATTCGGCCTCAATACGACCTCGATATCATGAAAGAGAACCAGGACCTCTTCGATATCACGGCACATGCGTTAACGGGGTTGAAAAAGGTTTTTGAGGAGACAAGGCCCGATATAGTGCTTGTGCAGGGTGATACAACGACGGCGTTTGCAGCCGGTCTTGCGGCCTATTATCTGAAGATACCCGTCGGGCACATCGAGGCGGGCTTAAGGACATGGGACAAATACAGTCCTTTTCCGGAAGAGGTGAACCGGCGCCTCCTGAGCGTTGTCGCCGATTACCATTTTTCCCCCACGGAATGGAGCAGATCGAATCTCATCCAGGAAGGCACCGACCCCGAAAGGATATGGGTAACGGGTAATACCGTCATAGATGCCCTCATGATGATAAAGGAGAAGCAGCAGACAGAGGCGGCAAGGACGGCACTGCTGGATCATTTCAAGACGCGCTGGGGCATCGAGTTCGCAGAGGGCGTGAGGATGCTCCTTGTGACCGGCCACAGACGGGAAAACTTTGGCGCCGGTTTCCGGGATATCTGCACCGCCCTGAAAACGATCGCGCGCCAGAGGCCGGATGTAACCGTGATATATCCCGTTCACTTGAATCCAAGGGTTCAGCGGCCGGTCAAGGAGATCTTGAGCGATGTGCCCAATATACACCTCATAGAGCCCGTCGAGTATGAACAGTTTATCTTCCTGATGAGCAGGTCCTATATGATCCTTACCGATTCGGGAGGCGTGCAGGAAGAGGCGCCGTCACTGGGAAAACCCGTTCTCGTCATGAGAGAGGTAACGGAGCGCCCCGAAGGGGTCGAGGCAGGCGTGGTAAGACTGGTAGGAACGGACAGCACAAAGATCGTCGCTTCCGCGGCGGAGCTTCTGGACAATGACGCCACATACAGGAGAATGTCTGAAGCAGTGAATCCCTATGGCGATGGCAAGGCATCGGAAAGGATCG
- a CDS encoding glycosyltransferase: MNPLFSVVIPTYNHGHFIGRCLSSVLSQSFTDWEAIVVNNFSEDNTIEVVEGFKDERIRLVNFSNEGIIAASRNEGIRLARGEFVAFLDSDDWWYTGKLERVRADAANADVIYHDLDIHSVKGKKETAGDWRRQLTPPVFVDLMVNWNTLPNSGVVVRKAILDQVGGLTEDRVLNTFEDAELWLKISRVTERFVYVREKLGAYWVGEANLSTFNERHINCVQYIFDKYLDMLDEKDRRKAAAQMAYITGRIRQKTGSAGQALKLFLTSARSGNRTVRLKSLVLVPVCCLEAILPFLFRKGAK, encoded by the coding sequence ATGAACCCCCTTTTTTCCGTCGTCATTCCCACGTACAACCACGGGCATTTTATCGGGCGGTGCCTGTCGTCGGTCCTTTCCCAATCGTTCACGGACTGGGAGGCCATCGTTGTCAACAACTTTTCCGAGGACAACACCATTGAGGTAGTGGAAGGCTTCAAGGACGAGCGCATCCGTCTCGTCAATTTCAGCAACGAGGGTATCATCGCCGCCTCTCGAAACGAGGGTATCAGGCTTGCCCGGGGCGAGTTTGTTGCCTTCCTCGATTCCGACGACTGGTGGTATACCGGGAAGCTTGAGAGGGTCCGCGCCGATGCTGCGAATGCCGACGTCATCTATCATGACCTCGACATCCACTCTGTCAAGGGCAAAAAGGAGACGGCCGGGGATTGGAGGAGGCAGCTCACCCCGCCCGTTTTTGTCGACCTCATGGTCAACTGGAACACGCTGCCGAATTCGGGCGTCGTGGTGCGAAAGGCCATCCTCGATCAGGTGGGCGGGCTCACGGAGGACAGGGTGCTGAACACCTTCGAGGACGCCGAGTTGTGGCTCAAGATATCGAGGGTGACGGAGAGGTTCGTCTACGTCAGGGAAAAGCTCGGGGCATACTGGGTGGGAGAGGCCAACCTGTCGACCTTCAATGAGAGACATATCAATTGCGTCCAGTACATCTTTGACAAGTATCTCGACATGCTCGATGAGAAAGACAGGCGGAAAGCGGCGGCGCAGATGGCCTATATCACGGGCAGGATACGGCAGAAGACCGGCTCAGCCGGGCAGGCCCTGAAGCTTTTCCTCACATCGGCAAGGTCGGGAAACAGGACCGTCAGGCTCAAGTCCCTCGTCCTCGTTCCCGTGTGCTGCCTTGAGGCGATATTACCCTTCCTTTTCCGCAAGGGGGCGAAATGA